In the Paralichthys olivaceus isolate ysfri-2021 chromosome 17, ASM2471397v2, whole genome shotgun sequence genome, one interval contains:
- the msrb2 gene encoding methionine-R-sulfoxide reductase B2, mitochondrial, with protein sequence MSRFVARLFVVAARSVAAPRRIPVLIIRPVSTCHGLHSLTRYDETTDWQKKLTPEQYVVTREKGTELPFSGIYLNHSEVGMYHCVCCDSPLFSSEAKYDSGTGWPAFKEAHGTWERDESHASIFRRPDNSLGSAGTEVLCKNCDAHLGHVFDDGPDPTGQRFCINSAALMFKSRENNKCEGNCTDH encoded by the exons aTGTCCCGATTCGTCGCTCGTCTCTTCGTTGTTGCAGCCAGATCCGTGGCGGCACCGAGGAGGATCCCGGTGCTCATCATCCGTCCTGTGTCCACATGTCACG GTCTGCACTCCCTCACCCGTTACGATGAGACCACAGACTGGCAAAAGAAACTCACCCCGGAGCAATATGTGGTCACCAGAGAGAAAGGGACGGAGTTG ccCTTTAGTGGGATCTATCTGAACCATTCTGAAGTGGGGATGTACCACTGTGTTTGCTGTGATTCTCCACTCTTCAG TTCAGAGGCTAAGTATGACTCTGGGACAGGCTGGCCAGCATTCAAAGAGGCTCATGGCACATGGGAGCGGGATGAAAGCCATGCCTCCATCTTTCGTCGCCCTGACAACAGCCTGGGTAGTGCTGGGACAGAGGTCCTTTGTAAAAAC TGTGACGCCCATCTGGGACATGTCTTTGATGACGGACCAGACCCAACAGGTCAGCGGTTCTGCATCAACAGTGCAGCCCTTATGTTTAAAtccagagaaaacaacaaatgtgaGGGAAACTGCACGGaccactga
- the c8g gene encoding complement component C8 gamma chain has protein sequence MAGVWRCMLATMIVLCVCLWGSSEAVGGAKSRPRPQRRPPKKPKVDSVDVIPPAENIDIERMTGTWYLLNVASKCSYLINHGTRVEPTVMSLSRSSPSEQTLSVSTKTRHDHQCWEILQLYQITPTPGRLTLKGARPELNTEIVIGETDYSSYAVMYYHKRGKITIKLYGRSVDNLSEPVLTKFEQLAEKQDLGLAYLFPFPTYSHCRDVDQDHVINCIPTC, from the exons ATGGCCGGAGTGTGGCGATGCATGTTGGCGACTatgattgtgttgtgtgtgtgtctgtgggggtCCAGTGAGGCTGTAGGGGGGGCTAAGAGTCGACCACGACCCCAAAGACGACCTCCCAAGAAGCCAAAGGTCGACTCTGTTGATGTGATCCCACCAGCAGAGAACATAGACATAGAGCGG ATGACAGGAACATGGTACCTGCTGAACGTGGCCTCCAAATGCTCATACCTGATCAATCATGGCACCCGAGTGGAGCCCACAGTCATGAGCCTCTCCCGCTCCTCCCCCTCTGAGCAAACACTGTCTGTCAGCACGAAAACACGACA tgatCACCAGTGTTGGGAGATATTACAGCTCTACCAAATCACCCCAACCCCAGGACGACTAACACTCAAAG GAGCTCGTCCTGAGCTGAACACTGAGATCGTGATCGGGGAGACGGACTACAGCTCATACGCAGTCATGTACTACCACAAACGTGGCAAAATAACCATAAAACTCTATG GCAGGTCTGTAGACAACCTGTCAGAGCCAGTGTTGACCAAGTTTGAGCAGCTCGCAGAAAAACAGGATTTGGGGCTTGCATACCTTTTCCCTTTCCCTACCTACA GTCATTGTCGTGATGTGGACCAGGATCATGTAATCA actGCATCCCCACGTGTTGA
- the LOC109629662 gene encoding lipocalin-like, whose amino-acid sequence MRARESFCNAKSRREGGEGGDRRRDEGEQESAGYKEPLLNFITAHSTNISPTAAGNLEHKGRRMRNSLLRMLGTMMCVLAACADIAPVKDFNLEKMAGKWYIVGFATNAQWFVNHKAGMKVGTAIFAPTNEGDLDLSYANLNADGSCWRMTHLAHKTDTPGRFTFHSQVWNNDNDMRIVEVQYDDYAVIHTIKTKNGVSEVLNKLYSRTQVANANLQERFSKFSEQTGILSDNIVILPENAECPAV is encoded by the exons ATGAGGGCCAGGGAGTCTTTTTGTAATGCAAAATCTAGgcgggagggaggagaaggaggagacagaaggagggatgaggggGAGCAGGAGTCTGCAGGATATAAGGAGCCCCTGCTCAACTTCATCACTGCACATTCTACTAACATTTCAcccactgctgctggaaacTTAGAACACAAGGGCAGAAGAATGAGGAACTCACTGCTGAGGATGCTGGGCACCATGATGTGTGTCCTGGCCGCCTGCGCCGACATCGCGCCTGTTAAAGACTTCAACCTGGAGAAG ATGGCGGGCAAGTGGTATATTGTCGGGTTTGCCACCAACGCTCAGTGGTTTGTGAACCATAAGGCAGGAATGAAAGTGGGCACTGCCATATTTGCACCAACTAACGAAGGAGACCTGGATCTCTCTTATGCCAACCTGAA tgctgATGGTAGCTGCTGGAGAATGACTCACCTTGCTCATAAAACCGACACTCCTGGACGCTTCACCTTCCACAGCCAGG TTTGGAACAATGACAACGACATGCGCATTGTTGAGGTCCAGTATGATGACTATGCAGTGATCCACACCATCAAGACAAAGAATGGAGTGTCTGAGGTCCTCAATAAGCTTTACA gtcgTACTCAGGTGGCCAACGCTAACCTGCAAGAGAGGTTCTCTAAGTTCTCAGAGCAGACTGGCATCTTGTCCGACAACATCGTTATCCTGCCTGAAAATG CTGAATGCCCCGCGGTCTGA
- the LOC109629665 gene encoding lipocalin-like isoform X2, whose translation MRGSRSQSDIKILCSPTTGGAGNTNDRNMRNSLLMKLGTLMCVLAVHADIMPVKDFDMEKMAGEWFIVGYASNAQWYVKQKENMKLGTNVLKPADDGDLDLTYINVDANGTCWNNTYHASKTDTPGRFTFHSKEWKNDNDMRIVEVQYDDYAMVHTIKTRDNVSQVLNNLYSRTNEASALLQEKFSQFSKDNGILPDNILIIHKNETIDC comes from the exons atgaGGGGGAGCAGGAGTCAGAGCGATATAAAAATCCTCTGCTCACCCACCACTGGAGGAGCCGGCAACACAAACGACAGAAACATGAGGAACTCGCTGCTGATGAAGCTGGGCACCTTGATGTGTGTCCTGGCTGTCCACGCCGACATCATGCCTGTTAAAGACTTCGACATGGAGAAG ATGGCAGGAGAGTGGTTCATTGTTGGCTATGCCTCCAACGCTCAGTGGTATGTGAAGCAAAAGGAAAATATGAAGCTGGGCACTAATGTATTAAAGCCAGCTGATGACGGAGACTTGGATCTGACTTACATCAACGTGGA TGCTAATGGCACCTGTTGGAATAATACTTACCATGCTAGTAAAACGGACACACCTGGACGCTTCACCTTCCACAGCAAGG AATGGAAAAATGACAATGACATGCGCATTGTTGAAGTCCAGTATGATGACTATGCTATGGTCCACACCATCAAGACCAGGGACAACGTGTCCCAGGTCCTCAACAACCTTTACA gccGCACCAACGAGGCCAGCGCTCTACTTCAGGAGAAGTTCTCACAGTTCTCCAAGGACAACGGCATCCTGCCCGACAACATCCTTATCATTCATAAAAATG AAACAATTGATTGTTAA
- the LOC109629665 gene encoding lipocalin-like isoform X1 → MRNSLLMKLGTLMCVLAVHADIMPVKDFDMEKMAGEWFIVGYASNAQWYVKQKENMKLGTNVLKPADDGDLDLTYINVDANGTCWNNTYHASKTDTPGRFTFHSKEWKNDNDMRIVEVQYDDYAMVHTIKTRDNVSQVLNNLYSRTNEASALLQEKFSQFSKDNGILPDNILIIHKNETIDC, encoded by the exons ATGAGGAACTCGCTGCTGATGAAGCTGGGCACCTTGATGTGTGTCCTGGCTGTCCACGCCGACATCATGCCTGTTAAAGACTTCGACATGGAGAAG ATGGCAGGAGAGTGGTTCATTGTTGGCTATGCCTCCAACGCTCAGTGGTATGTGAAGCAAAAGGAAAATATGAAGCTGGGCACTAATGTATTAAAGCCAGCTGATGACGGAGACTTGGATCTGACTTACATCAACGTGGA TGCTAATGGCACCTGTTGGAATAATACTTACCATGCTAGTAAAACGGACACACCTGGACGCTTCACCTTCCACAGCAAGG AATGGAAAAATGACAATGACATGCGCATTGTTGAAGTCCAGTATGATGACTATGCTATGGTCCACACCATCAAGACCAGGGACAACGTGTCCCAGGTCCTCAACAACCTTTACA gccGCACCAACGAGGCCAGCGCTCTACTTCAGGAGAAGTTCTCACAGTTCTCCAAGGACAACGGCATCCTGCCCGACAACATCCTTATCATTCATAAAAATG AAACAATTGATTGTTAA